ATCCCTAATGAAAGGAAGAAGATTTGTTCTTTTCTCAAATATGGAAATAAGTGAAAGTATAATGGGACAGAATGATGGCTTCTAATACAAATTAGGGAATTCTGTTGTTAATACAAATAGTGGTCTCACCTCATTAAGTTTTTTATGTAGCTccagaataaaacacaaaaatactttGCCTTCCTGTCATCTTGAAAGTGTTGAGCACTTACGTATAAGGCCAAATACTCAAAGTACGTTGCGATTAAGTAGTCAGGAATCAAACACTTGGGTACAAAATGCTATACTGGAATAGaaagctacttaaaaaaaattttttttttgtattgaagtGTACAGTTGAAAGCTAATTTTGCAAAGTCTGACATAGTGAGGAATTTGTTCTCCCTTTGTGGATTAGCACAGACCCAAACTTGTCCCACCCTAGGTAAAGAAGGCTTTCCTCTTCCTTTGTGGCTTATATTTGCTAAAAGTTGCTGGTTTGTCATAGTCAAGCTAACAAAAGACTTCAGGAAGAAAACCACTCAGGCCTTGGAACCAAATGTCCTGGTGTTGGCTCCTCCTGTATCCCTGCCCAAGTTTAGGTATCTGTAGCCCTAAGAACTCAATCTAAAGATTTCTTTCCAATGAAGAATTCAGTACATTTTCAGGGACATAAGGATGGTTTAGAGAATGTGAGAACTGAGACTCATCcattctccagaaaaacagatCTATAAAAACATTTGCATCTAATAAGGTCAGGGGTTCTACCTGACTATTTGAAGCCAGTTCTTGGGTTCTGCGTACTTTTGCTTTAGAGGAGTGGCATTAGAACTGTATTGTGTTTAATACTGTTTTACTCAATTAGTGCTTAAAATTAGCATGTTAACATGTACTTGATGAAATTGGtagtgtgattttatttttatgtgcagGATTCTGAGTAAGTATCAAGTTTAGATGTAAGGGTTCTTGATGTTTAGCTCAGGCATATTAAACCACAGTAAGTCCACCTGAGAAGCAAGGTTATTTGACCCCTGTTTTATTTGAAATTGATCATTGTAGAGATTTTTGTTCTCTACCAGTGCTTCACAAACTGGGTTTGGATCTGTAAGGGAATTTTGAAATCCATTTAGTGCATCTGACTAGcatcaaaacaaatgaaaatagaccagagtagaaaaaaatacaattatgtATAACATATTATAAGGTTAAGTAGTGACGCTTCTGCTCAGTTGTGTGCATTCCTGTATGTATGCGTGCACGTATACATGCATAAACATTGCATTGGATTGCaatgtgaaaatatttcttaatgtgGGATGTGATTTTAAAAGCTCAAAAGCCATAGTTCTACAGCTCTCTGCTTTTGAGGTTACCTGAATTTCTAATATTTCCGTGTTGttccccgcccccaaccccacccccttGGGGATAGGGTGGGGTGGATGAAGGAGCTGAGCTAGGGTAGAACAGTAGAGAAGCAAATACCTGTGAATCTTTAGGGTTTAAACAATAAAGTTGAGATAGGATTTTACTGATTCAGTATTTTGGTATTGGTAAGGGCAAATTTGCTTTGTGAAGCTTTTAAAAGCTATTATATAACCAGAGGAAAATCCATATACTACACATTTATAGTTGCATTTATTGGACATGTCTAGTTGAGAGAGTGTTACAGCAAATGACATTAAATATTAAGCTATCTGACAGAATCACCTTACTGATTCAAGACTGAAAAGATCTATTTTAAATAACAGCAGCTATCATGGCATTTCTTAGAGCAAACTATTGAGTATTTCCTGTTGAGTGTATGccaaaatgtaagaccaaaaaaatgaaatggtatGCTCTGGGACTTTTGTGGGGAGGTCCATCTgtaggttttggtttgttttttaaagtgaaatagcTTTCAAGAAAGGTCACATAAACAGTAGGTGGTCTTTCAAGAAATGGAATTGTAGATACTAACTTAatggcttctttttttcctttcatttctttcaaaggTTTGGGCCCCATGGGATCCCTGTGACAGTGTTTCCCAAAAGGGAATATAAGGATAAACCCGAAGCCATGCAGCTCCAAAGTAATACATTCCAAGAAGGGACAGAAGTCAAGCGTGAAGTGAATGGTGCTGTTCTCAACGACCCTTCTCCTGTCCCACCTCCTGAGCTCAGCTTGGCCGAAAGCCTGTGGACTTCCAAACCACCACCTCTCTTCCATGAAGGAGCACCTTATCCTCCCCCTTTGTTTATCAGGGACACATATAACCAATCAATACCTCAGCCGCCTCCCCGGAAAATTAAGCGACCCAAACGAAAAATGTACAGGGAAGAACCTACTTCAATAATGAATGCTATTAAACTACGACCCAGGCAAGTTTTGTGTGACAAGTGTAAAAACAGTGTTGTTgctgataaaaaagaaattagaaaaggtGGTAGTGCAAGTGACTCTTCTAAATATGAAGATAAAAAACGGAGAAATGAAAGTGTAACTACTGtgaataaaaaactgaaaactgacCATAAGGTGGATGGGAGAAACCAAAATGAAAGCCAGAAAAGAAATGCTGTGGTTAAGGTTTCAAATATTACTCACAGCAGAGGCAGAGTAGTCAAAGTTTCTGCTCAGGCAAATACATCAAAAGCTCAGTTAAATACTAAAAAAGTGCTCCAGAATAAAAACATGGATCATGCAAAAGCTCGGGAAGTGCTGAAAATTGCCAAAGAAAAGGCACAGAAGAAGCAGAGTGAAACCTCTACATCCAGAAGTGCGCATTCAAAGGTCCATTTCACACGTCGATACCAGAACCCTAGCTCAGGCTCTCTTCCACCCCGGGTTCGTTTAAAGCCCCAGAGATACAGGAATGAAGAAAATGACTCTTCTCTGAAGACCGGGCTGGAGAAAATGCGAAGCAGCAAGATGGCACCCAAGCCCCAGTCCCGTTGCACCTCTACCCGCTCAGCAGGTGAGGCCCCTTCAGAAAGTCAGAGTCCCTCCAAAGGCCCTGAAGAGGCCAGCAGTGGGGttcaggacacaactgaagtgcttGTGCCTGGTGAGCAGGAGGAACCGCAGACCCTGGGCAGAAAGGGCAGCAAAAGCAGTATCTCTGTTTACATGACCCTAAATCAAAAGAAATCTGACTCTTCCAGTGCTTCAGTGTGTAGCATTGATAGCACAGATGATTTGAAATCCTCCAACTCTGAGTGTAGTTCTTCTGAAAGTTTTGATTTTCCTCCAGGCTGTATGCATGCACCTTCCacctccacttcctcctcttcaaaggaagagaaaaagctcAGTAATtccttgaaaatgaaagtctttTCCAAAAACGTCTCTAAGTGCGTCACACCAGATGGCAGGACCATATGTGTAGGGGACATTGTCTGGGCCAAGATATATGGCTTCCCCTGGTGGCCAGCCCGTATTCTTACCATAACTGTGAGCCGGAAAGATAGCGGTCTTTTAGTCCGACAGGAGGCCCGTATTTCATGGTTTGGGTCTCCAACAACATCTTTTCTGGCTCTTTCGCAACTCTCCCCCTTTTTAGAAAACTTCCAGTCACGCTTTAATAAGAAGAGAAAGGGCCTGTATCGCAAGGCTATCACAGAGGCAGCTAAGGCTGCCAAGCAGCTGACCCCTGAAGTGCGGGCTCTGCTGACACAGTTTGAAACGTGAACATGGACAGTAAGGTAGGCAAGAACCTTTGGGAGGCGCCCAGGTTTTCTAGTCTAGTGAGGGGGTAACTTCTATAAGACAGCTTGGCCAAACCCGAGAGAGACTGCACTCAGCTGGCTGCTTTTTTATACTTAACCTTATAGCCATTTTTAGACAGAAGCTTAAACTGAACAAGCAATCAAATTTTGTCTTTAGGAAAGGAGATTTTAgcagtatttttcagttttgaagtCTAAAACCATCCCAGGCATTGGAGCCATAGCctgaactgaaaatgaatttTTGCAGGGACTGTTAATTGCCATTTGTACCTagtactgtgtgtatgtgtatatgtatacacacacgtacgtgtatgtgtgtacatagatgcatacatatataaaatatcgCCTGTCACTGTGTGACACAGGTTGCATATCTGGGATCTTAAGGGCTGGTGAGCTGGGGGGAACAGTGAGGATATTTAATGacttcttgttttttaattaacCAGTACTTTCTATGTGCATAATGGCACAGGAGTTTGACTTGGATGTCTGACAAACTGCGATGCTTGCTGTTGAGTTGCAGACTGGGGAAGCAGCCCAGTACTGAGGATTAAGACTGTAAAGGCTGACTAGGTCTGAATCATCGCACCCTCTCTCTTGTCCAGTGGGGACTTAAAAACTTTCAAACTTCTGGTTTGGGAGTTTAGATAGGTTTGTCTTTGGATATGTAAATAGTTGATTGCTAAATTTGGTCAGATTTCTCCTGACTGACTGGCTGTTCCTAAATTCTTAGGATACGTCCCGATAAATTACACTTTGTGAATTAATTGTCATATATGTAATTGTTGCATTCTGGATGTACCTagtttgataatttttaaaaaaaatttccgtTTAAGGttatctgtttgcaggtcagaaaATGAGAAACTGTAATTGTGTAATgctttgaaatgtaaaaaaaaaaaaagctgtaaataAAATCGACTAAATCcaaattatttgtgtgtgtttctcaAAAAGCTTTGAACAATTTCAGGATGGTAGAAAATTATTCTTTGTAATAGTATatagagaagatgaaaaaaaaatcacctatatTTTCCTATTTGCCCTATCAGGGAATATATAATCTGAGTCTAGATAAAATTCAAATGAGGGACTAACcaatatattcttaaaatgagGTTTTGTAGTTTAGAGGTCTGATAAGCTTCTAGATTTGAGCCTGTCCTCCAGCCAGTTTTTTATAAGTACAGGGGTTTTAATTCATATTTAGCTTTACTATTTCATCgcatgcttcattttttttttggttttacatTTGGGTAATTACAAAGACTCTTCTCTGCTTGATCTCTTCTGCCTCAGGTATCATTGCTTTTGGGGCTTGTAACTTAGCTAACTATTTTCTACATGGTCCATCTGTCCCTAAGATTTGatctcttattttccatttttagctTTTGTATTCTTAGTGAAAAATCTGATGGCCTTTGGAGGCAAGTTTCTCCCAATATTTATAAGTTGCTTTCATATTGTATGCATCCAACTTAACCTTTAAGTATGATATAATGTCAATTTGACACTTTTGGAAACTTGGAACTTTTAAAGAGAGCAACTTTTTGTGGATTCCTAAGTAATCAGTTTGAAATACTGTAGTTCCTATGGAATTATGAAAGGATTTTAATGGAGACTGAGATCAATAGTCTGTCAGCTTCCTTAAGGTAAGGTACTGATTTCTACAAGTAGAATTTCTTCTGGGGAACTCAGTCAATGCTTTTTGATTATAATaaacacacaatttaaaaaaagatatttcacttgAATAGAACATATTCTTTCCTGCAAACAGAAATaactagtattttttaaattctttgattATAATAGGCTGAAAGAAGTTCAGTGTGATTGAGGGGTTTTAAGGAAGTATCTTAAAGGTTTTCAGAGTATTTGTTTCAGATTAGTGAATTTgttcattcagttattttttgaaagtttcaAATCTAAGGTTTAGGAAGTTTTAAACTAGGCAAAGTCACCTAAGTTATGTCATTCCAACGTCTCGTGAAATGATCCAGGTGAGTTTTATCTTAACATGTTTTTGACAGTGGATATTGCTAATGTAGTCAAGTGCTCAGGCAAATGTGCTCTTGTGGGATAAACTAAATTTGTTTCAGAAGCcatggggaaaagaagaaaaaatcatgaTTGTTGAATATAAAAGTCAAACTTAATTTGATACAATCCATACCTTTGAGGAAAAAGTTGAAGCATAATCACAATTGTGCATGATCTCTAATCATGCCAAGTAAGCCCTCAGCTTTAAACCAGCAGTCTGGTATATTTCATCTGAATTTTCAATAAGGAAACTAGTTTGAAAAATTCTGTAATCTTTTAAGATGTACTGTATGTTCTAAACACTGCATACCAATAGCTGCATGCTAAACTGtttttttcaaagagaatttttttaagcAGCTAAGATATATTTATCCAGGGTCCACTGTAGATGGAGATAGAATTGGGTAATTGTAgtcatttttaagtttctttttaatgacaaaaaaggacacttactctttgtcttgtgcttagtcgctcagtcgtgtctgactctttgtgaacccatggactgtagcctgccaggctcctctctgttaGTAGGATttcccaatcaagaatactggagtgggttgccatgccctccttcaggggatctttccaatccagggatcgaacccagggtcccacgttgcaggtggtttctttactgtctgaaccaccaggggagcaaTCTTACTATGGAGACAACCAAGTGGGTATTTTCCCCTGTGCAGAGAGAATACTAGGCTTAGAATACTAGGCCAAGTCTCTAGTGGTCCAAGAAGACTGGTTAGAACAAGATTAGCAAAGGTGAAAAACTAGGCAAAGTAAAAGCTGTGAAGGCTAAAGATGTCTATTTCTAGAAATCTTCAGAAATGTAAAGCATCAGAGTGTGTTTTAGTTTTCTAGAATTTATAGATCAGAAAGGGTCTGGTTTAAATTTGCAAGGAGCTCTTTCTAGATGTGGAACCAGAGATCTGTTATCAGTGAAACAGAGAAAGTAGAATTCACTCGTCTGAAGCCCATTTGCGGGACTTGACACTGTCCCTACTTGGATATTATGAGTAAAGTTTATAGTAATGAGTAGAAAAGACAGGTGGAATATAGATATGAGGGTGGACTGCAGGCAAAGGAATATGGAACTTAAAATCAactaaatgaatatatacattgTCTGAATATCTAATGTGAAAATAGTGAGTTGCACCTCTATTTGAGCCGGTGGTACTTACTAGTGGTTATGCACATTCCTTTATATACATGTACATCTTTTTTATATAGAGTAACTGAGTTGGGAACTGGAATACCTTAAGGAACCAATAATTTGGATCTAAAATTAGATTTTCCCTTTTAAGTTGTTAATTTTTCTACACTCTGTGCTGCACTGGTTCACATTTGTTACTACTCATAGCAGAGAAAAGGCTGGCAAATGTCTAGAAAAGTTGGTAATATGTAAAGTCAGGACAGTGTTCTGATTTGTATCCAGTGGTGGTCTCCAGTAGGGGATTTGCCAGAGAATTCTGAAGACCCTATTTGTAAGTTGGGacaaatttacttttttctttgggACTATACTAGTATGGTTGAtattaaaacagttaaaatgcCTGATAGAATTCAGAAATAGAACAGGAGGCTGGTGCCATGCCACTTGTCAGGAGAAATAAAACAGCTAAGCTGTCTCAGTTACTTTCACCTCGTTCTGACTTAGTTACTAGGCTCTTCAGACTCTATTTGCTTGTGTATGTTTACTGTGTACCTTATTTCAACAAAGAGTGaacagaaatgttaaaagatgAAAGCTTTAGCAGTTACAGTCCTAGGGATATAGATGATGTATGTATCTTTAGTTTTCCAGGATGTCTTGGTGTTTTTACCATGGAGAGTTGATGCTGAGATGAGAAGAGAAACAGCTCAGCTCTTTTGTTTACCTAGTCAAGTAAGAGACTTAACCTTTGTAGACTCAAACAGGGCCTTTTTCCTGTTTACTTTTTTTGTGACTGTAGGTGGAACTCATTTCTTCTCTTATATTAATAGAGCATTGTAATTTgctgggattttatttttttggtatttaaaaactcattaaGTATACCTAACCcagtttaccattttaaccagttCTGTGGCATTGAGCGCACCCACACTGTTGAGTAGTCGTCACTACCATCCCTCTGTAATTTGGTTTGGGTAGCAATCGTCTAAGTTTGGATGGCGTTGTTCTGGCAGCCTGGTTTCCAGCATTCCTTCCTCACCAACCTACACTCCTGCACTGCACCTACTGGTGCCCACTTTTAAGAACTATAACTACCTCTtggtaaaatttttaagtaattttatttaccAGAGTAGGTTTTGGGTTAAAACCGTCACTTCCTAATGACAAACAATTTTGTGAATGtgaaaatcatttaaatgatTTTAGTACTGGAATTAGTTTCCAAAACTTTTTTTACATGTCATCACACTCTTTACCATATTTTCATAATATGGGTACTGTTTTTACACTTTTTATGTCAGTACTACTAATGAAAAAACAGATATTCTTTGACAAATGTAGATAATTCTGTTTGGAATTCTAAGATCATCTTGTTTACCACACTCTGGTAGGAAATACTGAATTTTTATACCCTGTCTTAAAATTCATCTTGGATAGAGTTAGGTTTTAATGCATCTAATTAATCTCTGAAAAAACTGATTGCCAAACTTGAATTTTTTCTTATACGATCCTGTGTCATGCTAGCATAAAGACTGGTTGTGGGGATGtgtaaaggaaatgaaaccaggATTTATCAAAAGAGTGAATTTCAGTCAAATTCTCACTGTTCACTGAATAAATTAGATGGCTGTAGTATATGTAGTCTAACTTGTGGGCCTTTTGTTTTAGACATTTTGGTTTGTGAAACAATTTCATAAAACTTTGATGTTGAAAACTGGCCAGTTCTAAAATTACTTGTCTTTAAGCTTAACATAAATATTCTTGTAAGTTTTTGATATTTGTAAgatctcattaaaaaataagttgaaaacaCAGCCATTATTTAAGTATGGAGTTTTCCTTATAAGAATGTGACAGTTAACTTCCTTTTATTGACTTAGAAATCTTAGAGTGCTTTTATTGCCAGAACCGTAATTAAACCtccttatgatttttttctacCCAGTGCAGCTATCTAGAAGTAAAACTAGGTACCCCTAGTTACATAGCCAAAGTGTTATGgctgtattataatttttttcatgtaaactAAAAAAACTTGTAATTATAATGCACATCAAGTTTTACCAAGGgctttttgttgtttaaatatttaagataattttgtAATCCTCAGTATCCCTCACTTAGTTTTCTGCAGCACAAAGATTTGCTTAAAAGCTACTGAAAAAGTTGATAAATGTGCTGCCTAAGTGAGCACAAAAGCTACTGAAAAACCTTGGAAGGAGTACATCCCCTTCCTACCCTCGCCCGGTTTCCCCAGGTACTTTCCCTATTATACTTTACAAtagggtccccccacccccacccccgcttgCCTGgggagacttcatttttttttttaagaaatgtgagAGGATCATCCTGTTGAGTGTAAATGATAGAAATGGATACTTATGAGAATATAACTTGACAGATGCAGGTGAGCTGGAGTGTTTGTTAACATTTTTGCACTAATAGTGCTTGGTATCAGTCTTTTAATTGAGCAAATGAtcgttctttttcacttttcaggcaCATGGTGGAAAGTACAGGCTCTTGAGCTAAGACTTCCTAGGCAAAGCCTGACTTGGATCTGCCACTTCCAAGCTGTGTGATCCTAGGCAGGTTACTTCAGTGTCatgatctgtgaaatggggagaaaaatAGCACCTCTTCAAAAGGTAACTGTGAGAATTTAAATGATCAGTGCCATAAAGTGCCTGGCCGTAAGACTTAACATTAAATACTTGCTGTTACAACTACCACTTTCTGTATGTGGCATAGAAATTTCATTCTGGTGGCTTTGGATAGTATCTTTCTGCAACATACATGCAGtataaacttcttttaaaaagtgttaaattttcttgtctgaaagtgaaagtgaagtcgctcagttatgtccgactctgcgaccccatggactgtagcccaccaggctcctccatccatggaattttccaggcaagagtattggagtgggttgccattttcttatctgaaaatcCCACTAATCATAGTATGATCAGATACCTAAAAGTGGCATGATCTGAGTAGTCTCAACAGTCACCTGTGAAGAGCAACTAGGTTGGAGGTCACGGAGGTTACAGTGAGGAGAAGTCCGTGAACATTGCAGCTCTTGAATGAGGAAGAGTAACTGTGCTTCAGACATTTGTGTGCTAATGACCAGTCACCATCTCAGAAGGCCTTCAAAGGCATGAGCAGTGTCTGAGCTGGGGGGCACAGTGGGGCAGAGGTCCTCTTAGGAAGACTTTCCAAAGGCATTAGAACCACAGAGGTGTACTTGTCAGCTTTTAAGTAGCATAAATTAGCgttttttggttttcttgttttcctggaacctcagtgtttattattttaaaattttgccaatTGGTAAAAAAGTGGACATTAACTTGAACATTCCTTCTTAGTGCCACTGGTATGATTGAGTAGGAGATTGTTTCCCATTTCTAGCAGGGAAATACCTCACATTCCAAGGCCTTGATCTGTGTGTGCTGTGGTTGTATTTTCCAGAGGGTAGTCATTTCTATCCACAGCTCATTTTTGAGGTGCTGTTGTTTACCAACCTGTGATTTCCCCTCACCATTTAGTTTTTAGCAGGGAGTCCAGCTGGGAGTGGCACATCTTGGTGGGAGTCTTGGAATGCTGGGAAGAACTATGCAGTTTGTCTAAAACCCTAAAAAAGAACCAGTTAGAAAAACAGTGTTGAGGCTGAAAAACCAGAATGTCTATTGTAAAATGTTTTTCCTGGTGGTTCATGTTGCATCATGCTACACTGCATTAAGAGAGGCGGCAGGATGTATATAATTTTAGTTCTTTAGTTATTAATTCTGGGCTTTGCTCTAAGAGCGTGACCtcctcttcttcatttcttcatgtgCTCTAAAAAAGGAAAATCCTTACCCTCTTCTGGTTTGCCCCTTTATGCCTTTGCTTGCATCCCAGGGAATAGTTGCGATTGTAGCATATAAGCTTTTCTcttaaaaaggacaaaaataagtAATTTCCAATGAAATCCTGCCTTTCATGAAGTTCTTCTATTTACTACCTCACTGTCAGGTTTTCCTGGTTCTTCCTAATGGATCCTGTGtggtcaattctaaagaaaaaccTTGAGACCCTAAAAGCATTGAGGGGAAACTCAGCCTTAGCACAAAACACTCACAGGCCAGGCTCTGTAGACTGGGGTCTTGCATGTTAATATTTTACACAGCATTTCTGGGCACTGGTGGGATTAATGCATAGGGTAAGATTATTCTTTGATGCAGCTTTTTTGACCCTCCTCTTGCCTAGAAGTGAAAAGGAGATTCTTTAGAATGATTGTTGAAACCTAAGTTTTACCCATGGAGGGAGAGGTTCAAAAGAAAACTCTTTGTGCATTCATATTTCTACTTGTGTGATTGCTGTTGGGTTATAGCTAATAGTATATTTGTTTTCCCATAAACAAAAGGGTAAATAACCTCATTATTGAACCTCATTTATTAAGAAATCTGTTCTTGAGTTAAAATTCAGTAAGCATGTTTATAGATAAGGTGTGTAAAGTTTCTTTTACAGTATCAGAAAAGCCTTTTTTAAGGTTTTGATTAGCTACTATTTCTGATTTAGAACTTAAAATATTATAGGGACTGAACATTATCTAAATCAGTGATCCCAGAGTTGCCTACACTGATATGATACATGAGTGTTTCTTACTTATACTGTACTTAAAgtagagaaaaaaggaaacaagcaaATAGGTTAATAAAAAAGAAGGCTTAACAGTAACCCTTCGCTTAGTGTTTGGTCTGTCTTCTGATAGCCTCAGAGACGTCACAGTAAGTTCAGCTGTTGAATGGTACGCAGAGGTGCCACTGGCGTTATAGAGAAAGGGATTCAGGCAGTTTTGGCGATTCTTCAAAGCAGTCTCTGAGCTTGTTAATGATATGATACAGGTAGGGATGACAGCTTTGGCCCTTGTTGAATACAGAGACAATCAGGACTGTTTCACCACTAGGCTAGTGTTAGGCTAGTACAAAATTTTTGTCAGGAGAATTAAACCGTGAGTTAGCTTTGGCAGGCAACATTTTCATGAGCCTTAAGGCATTTTGTGGCTCAACTGACTTGGGCTGGAGAGTGCCCTCTCCTGGCCAAGACTTGTGTGTACACACCTCAAGTCTACCAGCGCTTCCCATTGTGTGAAGCCAGCAAGCTATCTAGAATAAATTCATTAAGAAAATTCAACTGAATtttagtctatttttatttttttggtaaatggATGAAAAAGAACTCAAATGCTCTATTTTTGTTAACTTGGTTTTTTCTACCATAGGTCTCAACAAATGGCAGCTATTACATCAGACAGTGACGAGTCCTGCTGCTCCCTTAGTGTGACAGACCACTGTGGATTCAGACTGGGAGCATTGAAGTTAACAGTGAGACGGGCAGGTCTGTCTGTGTTAAGCCCTGCCACAAAGTGAAGAGGGCATCATGTCATCACTTACCATTCCCTAAGTAGATTAGGCTAGACATAAAAGAATGCACtggttctttttcctttgttttcattgaCCTTGGTAGCTGGGTGTACCTCAGACTGGTGATAGTTTTTGTGAGTGAAAATAGCTTTCAGTCAGTATTACTTGTTTTGTTAAAAGAAAGGAGAGCCGCCTTCAGAGCAATGCATGAATGGAGAGGAGTTACCTCCTAGGGTGGGAGAGGCTGGGTGGCCAGTTGCAGAATTATGTCAAGTAGCGACTGAGGCTCCACAGAACGTCAATTAGCGGACTTGTCTTTTCTCCGCCTTTTGTCTCTTTCATATTCATTACTTTAACTATTTAGTCATTACTTAATATGTAagaatatatatctgtatatgaaCATACACTTAGTGAATTAAATCAACCTCAAAACCATTGTAATTTACATAAGGCAAATCAAAATTCAAGATGGTGGCAAAAGATAATGCTGAAGTACAGCTGTAATCTGTTTCTTCACATTTAGTAAAACCTCCTTGAATAATGCACAAAAAGCTTCTTTGGGGCTTTTGAACTGAAGGAAGGGCTTAGGGATTTTT
This genomic window from Cervus canadensis isolate Bull #8, Minnesota chromosome 4, ASM1932006v1, whole genome shotgun sequence contains:
- the PWWP2A gene encoding PWWP domain-containing protein 2A isoform X1 → MAAVAAEAAATAASPGEGGAGEAEPEMEPIPGSEAGTDPLPVTATEASVPDGEADGQQSSPQADEPPLPPPPPPPGELARSPEAAGLELEPEEKLPARVVEPAAAAPQEGPSLPPSPAPPPEEPPAPEERQEPPLPQPAAPALVPPAGGDSAVSQLIPGSEVRVTLDHIIEDALVVSFRLGEKLFSGVLMDLSKRFGPHGIPVTVFPKREYKDKPEAMQLQSNTFQEGTEVKREVNGAVLNDPSPVPPPELSLAESLWTSKPPPLFHEGAPYPPPLFIRDTYNQSIPQPPPRKIKRPKRKMYREEPTSIMNAIKLRPRQVLCDKCKNSVVADKKEIRKGGSASDSSKYEDKKRRNESVTTVNKKLKTDHKVDGRNQNESQKRNAVVKVSNITHSRGRVVKVSAQANTSKAQLNTKKVLQNKNMDHAKAREVLKIAKEKAQKKQSETSTSRSAHSKVHFTRRYQNPSSGSLPPRVRLKPQRYRNEENDSSLKTGLEKMRSSKMAPKPQSRCTSTRSAGEAPSESQSPSKGPEEASSGVQDTTEVLVPGEQEEPQTLGRKGSKSSISVYMTLNQKKSDSSSASVCSIDSTDDLKSSNSECSSSESFDFPPGCMHAPSTSTSSSSKEEKKLSNSLKMKVFSKNVSKCVTPDGRTICVGDIVWAKIYGFPWWPARILTITVSRKDSGLLVRQEARISWFGSPTTSFLALSQLSPFLENFQSRFNKKRKGLYRKAITEAAKAAKQLTPEVRALLTQFET
- the PWWP2A gene encoding PWWP domain-containing protein 2A isoform X2; the encoded protein is MGKDGSLYCKHFSKIFFSFLFIKNFELGLLHFCFHKTESRIRPVCFLLMYLLARQNVWSVVCMLLNQTEVKGSDCVRIWISNLQKEGPKRFGPHGIPVTVFPKREYKDKPEAMQLQSNTFQEGTEVKREVNGAVLNDPSPVPPPELSLAESLWTSKPPPLFHEGAPYPPPLFIRDTYNQSIPQPPPRKIKRPKRKMYREEPTSIMNAIKLRPRQVLCDKCKNSVVADKKEIRKGGSASDSSKYEDKKRRNESVTTVNKKLKTDHKVDGRNQNESQKRNAVVKVSNITHSRGRVVKVSAQANTSKAQLNTKKVLQNKNMDHAKAREVLKIAKEKAQKKQSETSTSRSAHSKVHFTRRYQNPSSGSLPPRVRLKPQRYRNEENDSSLKTGLEKMRSSKMAPKPQSRCTSTRSAGEAPSESQSPSKGPEEASSGVQDTTEVLVPGEQEEPQTLGRKGSKSSISVYMTLNQKKSDSSSASVCSIDSTDDLKSSNSECSSSESFDFPPGCMHAPSTSTSSSSKEEKKLSNSLKMKVFSKNVSKCVTPDGRTICVGDIVWAKIYGFPWWPARILTITVSRKDSGLLVRQEARISWFGSPTTSFLALSQLSPFLENFQSRFNKKRKGLYRKAITEAAKAAKQLTPEVRALLTQFET
- the PWWP2A gene encoding PWWP domain-containing protein 2A isoform X3 translates to MAAVAAEAAATAASPGEGGAGEAEPEMEPIPGSEAGTDPLPVTATEASVPDGEADGQQSSPQADEPPLPPPPPPPGELARSPEAAGLELEPEEKLPARVVEPAAAAPQEGPSLPPSPAPPPEEPPAPEERQEPPLPQPAAPALVPPAGGDSAVSQLIPGSEVRVTLDHIIEDALVVSFRLGEKLFSGVLMDLSKRFGPHGIPVTVFPKREYKDKPEAMQLQSNTFQEGTEVKREVNGAVLNDPSPVPPPELSLAESLWTSKPPPLFHEGAPYPPPLFIRDTYNQSIPQPPPRKIKRPKRKMYREEPTSIMNAIKLRPRQVLCDKCKNSVVADKKEIRKGGSASDSSKYEDKKRRNESVTTVNKKLKTDHKVDGRNQNESQKRNAVVKVSNITHSRGRVVKVSAQANTSKAQLNTKKVLQNKNMDHAKAREVLKIAKEKAQKKQSETSTSRSAHSKVHFTRRYQNPSSGSLPPRVRLKPQRYRNEENDSSLKTGLEKMRSSKMAPKPQSRCTSTRSAVYLNECKKEATGVSPWECWHVTAHKSLLPVERRKRVKEQETPAHQRDRLLLTLLPLLAALLL
- the PWWP2A gene encoding PWWP domain-containing protein 2A isoform X5, giving the protein MAAVAAEAAATAASPGEGGAGEAEPEMEPIPGSEAGTDPLPVTATEASVPDGEADGQQSSPQADEPPLPPPPPPPGELARSPEAAGLELEPEEKLPARVVEPAAAAPQEGPSLPPSPAPPPEEPPAPEERQEPPLPQPAAPALVPPAGGDSAVSQLIPGSEVRVTLDHIIEDALVVSFRLGEKLFSGVLMDLSKRFGPHGIPVTVFPKREYKDKPEAMQLQSNTFQEGTEVKREVNGAVLNDPSPVPPPELSLAESLWTSKPPPLFHEGAPYPPPLFIRDTYNQSIPQPPPRKIKRPKRKMYREEPTSIMNAIKLRPRQVLCDKCKNSVVADKKEIRKGGSASDSSKYEDKKRRNESVTTVNKKLKTDHKVDGRNQNESQKRNAVVKVSNITHSRGRVVKVSAQANTSKAQLNTKKVLQNKNMDHAKAREVLKIAKEKAQKKQSETSTSRSAHSKVHFTRRYQNPSSGSLPPRVRLKPQRYRNEENDSSLKTGLEKMRSSKMAPKPQSRCTSTRSAGLLPVERRKRVKEQETPAHQRDRLLLTLLPLLAALLL